From the Gallaecimonas kandeliae genome, one window contains:
- a CDS encoding GntR family transcriptional regulator, which yields MTQKAPVVHKTRTSYVLDSLRDRILSGELKAGEPLRQNLLAESLNVSRIPVREALMQLEAEGLIDFEAHKGARVTPLSVEQAEELFDIRLLLEPDLLTRSIPNLTALDLHHSQGYLLQMDAALKQGSIQDWAGLNRQFHLSLYAGANRPRTLELVQTLNTHADRYVRLHLLLDGGVQRAEGEHEALLACCRDKRIDEAVERLKAHICDAKQDVLNMILAGRHA from the coding sequence ATGACCCAGAAAGCCCCCGTCGTCCATAAGACCCGTACCTCCTACGTGCTGGACAGCCTGCGCGACCGCATCCTCTCCGGCGAACTCAAGGCCGGCGAGCCGCTACGCCAGAACCTGCTGGCCGAGAGCCTCAACGTCAGCCGTATCCCGGTGCGCGAGGCCCTGATGCAGCTGGAGGCCGAAGGCCTTATCGACTTCGAGGCCCACAAGGGTGCCAGGGTCACGCCTTTGTCGGTAGAGCAGGCCGAAGAGCTGTTCGATATCCGCCTGCTGCTCGAACCCGACCTCCTGACCCGCTCCATCCCCAACCTCACGGCCCTGGATCTGCACCATTCCCAGGGCTACCTGCTGCAGATGGATGCCGCCCTCAAGCAGGGTTCCATCCAGGATTGGGCCGGCCTCAACCGCCAGTTCCACCTGAGCCTCTACGCCGGCGCCAACAGGCCCCGCACCCTGGAGCTGGTACAGACCCTTAATACTCACGCCGACCGCTACGTGCGGCTGCATCTGCTGCTGGACGGCGGCGTGCAGCGCGCCGAAGGGGAGCACGAGGCGCTGCTGGCCTGCTGCCGCGACAAGCGTATCGATGAAGCCGTGGAACGGCTCAAGGCCCATATCTGTGACGCCAAGCAGGACGTGCTCAACATGATCCTGGCCGGGCGTCATGCCTAA
- a CDS encoding cupin domain-containing protein: protein MADSPVINIQKLTYRSHSHGDQYFARVASVAGAIGAKELGYRVVRVQPGKKAWPRHAHLNNEEMFFILEGTGTLLMGEDSHPLQAGDFVACPAGPDQAHQIVNSGSRELVYLAVSTMKEPDVMLYPDSNKYGVIAGSAPGGDSQDRTFAIFGRQGQGLNYWDGE from the coding sequence ATGGCCGACAGTCCCGTTATCAATATCCAGAAGCTGACCTACCGCAGCCACAGCCACGGCGATCAGTATTTCGCCAGGGTGGCTTCGGTGGCCGGTGCCATCGGCGCCAAGGAGCTGGGCTACCGGGTGGTGCGGGTTCAGCCCGGCAAGAAGGCCTGGCCCCGCCATGCCCATCTCAACAACGAAGAGATGTTCTTCATCCTCGAAGGCACCGGCACCCTGCTGATGGGGGAGGACAGCCACCCCTTGCAGGCCGGGGACTTCGTGGCCTGCCCGGCCGGGCCCGACCAGGCCCACCAGATAGTGAACAGCGGCAGCCGTGAGCTGGTCTACCTGGCGGTATCCACCATGAAGGAGCCGGACGTGATGCTCTACCCCGACTCCAACAAATACGGCGTCATCGCAGGCTCAGCCCCGGGCGGTGACAGCCAGGACAGGACCTTCGCCATCTTCGGCCGCCAAGGCCAGGGCCTCAACTATTGGGACGGAGAATGA
- a CDS encoding aromatic amino acid transport family protein: MNKTLGSALIVAGTTIGAGMLALPLATAKLGFGLSTALLIVFALLAVKAAWMMVDHCIALDGPASLDALGRSAFGPLGRLVVAISMGFLYYSLMAAYVSGSASLLAASTGISQGAAALLASLAVAALVTLSVRVVDISNRLLFSLKMVALTLVVAGLLPGISLHNLQGDSALPLASLPIIYTAFGYHGSIPTLVNYLEKDRKALRQAIAGGTLLPLALYLIWQLVVLGSLDQQALVQTDGALEKLVSALTGGQGGWLSQCIHLFADLALATSFLGVAVGMFDFLAALFNRRFTLAGRGQTALLTFIPPLAIALYFPGAFISALGFAALALAMVALVLPALLSHQQKRHLEGALMLGVALLVTVAQLAG, translated from the coding sequence ATGAACAAGACCCTGGGCTCAGCCCTTATCGTGGCCGGTACCACCATTGGCGCCGGCATGCTCGCCCTACCGCTCGCCACCGCCAAACTGGGCTTCGGCCTCAGCACGGCCCTCCTTATCGTCTTCGCCCTCTTGGCCGTCAAGGCCGCCTGGATGATGGTGGACCACTGCATCGCCCTCGACGGCCCCGCTTCCCTGGACGCCCTCGGCCGGAGCGCCTTCGGCCCCCTGGGCAGGCTGGTTGTCGCCATCAGCATGGGCTTTCTCTACTACTCGCTGATGGCCGCCTATGTGTCCGGCAGTGCCAGCCTGCTGGCGGCCAGCACCGGTATCAGCCAGGGGGCGGCGGCGCTGCTGGCCAGCCTGGCGGTGGCGGCCCTGGTGACGCTGTCGGTGCGGGTGGTGGACATCAGCAACCGGCTGCTGTTCAGCCTCAAGATGGTGGCGCTGACCCTGGTGGTGGCCGGGCTGCTGCCCGGCATCAGCCTCCATAATCTCCAGGGTGACAGCGCCCTGCCTCTGGCGTCCCTGCCCATCATCTACACCGCCTTCGGCTACCACGGCTCCATCCCGACCCTGGTCAATTACCTGGAGAAGGACCGCAAGGCCCTGCGCCAGGCCATCGCCGGCGGCACCCTGCTGCCCCTGGCCCTCTACCTGATTTGGCAACTGGTGGTGCTGGGCAGCCTGGACCAGCAGGCCCTGGTCCAGACCGACGGCGCCCTGGAAAAGCTGGTGTCCGCCCTCACCGGCGGCCAGGGCGGCTGGCTCAGCCAGTGCATCCACCTCTTTGCCGACCTGGCCCTGGCCACCTCCTTCCTAGGGGTCGCCGTGGGCATGTTCGACTTCCTGGCGGCCCTCTTTAACCGCCGCTTCACCCTGGCCGGCCGCGGCCAGACGGCGCTGCTGACCTTCATCCCACCGCTCGCCATCGCCCTCTACTTCCCCGGCGCCTTCATCAGCGCCCTGGGCTTTGCCGCCCTGGCCCTGGCCATGGTTGCCCTGGTGCTGCCGGCCCTGCTCAGCCACCAGCAAAAAAGGCACCTCGAAGGTGCCCTGATGCTGGGGGTGGCGCTGCTGGTGACGGTGGCGCAGCTGGCGGGATAA
- a CDS encoding GNAT family N-acetyltransferase — protein MPVLPQFRQAHLEDAPAIADLLVRAWQQSYRQFLPASFLEKLNVAGRIGLVESLLRQPQSQTWLVEDDGRLLGFVNTGRSRDPDVSRRTTAELRALYLDPELVGGGLGSQLLDKALPPLREQGFVSLNLWVLENNQAGIRFWLKHGFKEDGCHRIDERDGTELKQIRLHRLLNKAI, from the coding sequence TTGCCCGTACTGCCGCAGTTTCGCCAAGCCCATCTGGAGGATGCCCCCGCCATCGCTGACCTCCTGGTGCGGGCCTGGCAGCAGAGTTATCGGCAATTCCTGCCGGCCAGCTTCCTGGAGAAGCTGAATGTGGCAGGGCGTATCGGCCTGGTGGAAAGCCTGCTGCGCCAGCCCCAGAGCCAGACCTGGCTGGTGGAAGACGACGGCCGCCTGCTGGGCTTCGTCAACACGGGCCGCTCCCGTGACCCCGACGTGTCACGCCGCACCACGGCGGAACTGCGGGCCCTCTACCTGGACCCGGAACTGGTGGGCGGCGGCCTCGGCAGCCAGCTGCTGGACAAGGCATTGCCGCCGCTACGTGAACAGGGCTTCGTGTCCTTGAACCTCTGGGTGCTGGAGAACAACCAGGCCGGGATCCGCTTCTGGCTCAAACACGGTTTCAAGGAGGACGGCTGCCACCGCATCGATGAACGCGACGGCACCGAGCTCAAGCAGATCCGTCTGCACCGCCTGCTGAACAAGGCCATCTAA